The Sporomusa termitida genome has a window encoding:
- a CDS encoding YmaF family protein, producing MPINVEDRKPKHHHHNKPRPNMLHVHTYLTEVDVADDHQHIILGVSGQAQERGRSHTHRIHGRTSFIVEEGECGHWHTADVMTGPAIEMPDCSHVHYFEGTTSEDDDHCHTFTGATGLGPSSRDDDHDDCCEHDHDDDCCDDDDDCCDDDDDCCDMPKHKYKYKYGKRPEEE from the coding sequence ATGCCGATCAATGTAGAGGATCGTAAACCTAAACATCACCATCACAATAAACCCCGGCCGAATATGCTGCATGTGCATACTTATCTTACGGAAGTGGATGTGGCTGATGATCATCAGCACATTATTCTGGGGGTTAGCGGTCAGGCCCAGGAACGGGGGAGATCCCATACTCACAGAATCCATGGCCGGACTTCATTTATCGTTGAAGAAGGCGAATGCGGTCATTGGCATACGGCAGATGTCATGACAGGTCCGGCTATTGAGATGCCTGACTGTAGTCATGTTCATTATTTTGAAGGTACGACCAGTGAAGATGATGATCATTGCCATACTTTTACCGGTGCTACCGGTCTTGGACCGTCTAGCCGTGACGATGATCACGATGACTGTTGCGAACACGACCATGATGATGACTGCTGCGACGATGATGACGACTGTTGCGACGATGATGACGACTGCTGTGATATGCCAAAACATAAATATAAATATAAGTATGGTAAGCGGCCGGAAGAAGAATAA
- the speE gene encoding polyamine aminopropyltransferase yields the protein MELWYTEYQTENLGLSVRIKETLYAGRSEYQEVAVVDSLEFGRMLVLDGVFQTSVFDEFIYHEMIAHVPLFVHPDPRTVLIIGGGDGGTAREVVKHQSIEVAEMVEIDGLVVDVSKKYLPEISVALNDNHPKLQLKIGDGIKHMEEVENKYDVIIVDCSDPIGPGAGLFTHAFYQNVHKALRPDGLFVQQTESPFFHQDLIKRLKADIASLFPITRLYLANIPLYPSGLHCFTIGSKQYDPLHTDRNRIPDNLDTRYYNRELQKSCFALPNFVQDLLK from the coding sequence ATGGAGTTATGGTATACAGAATACCAAACTGAAAATTTGGGCCTTTCCGTTCGGATTAAGGAAACCCTTTATGCCGGCCGGTCAGAATATCAGGAGGTCGCGGTAGTTGACTCGCTTGAATTTGGGCGGATGCTGGTATTGGATGGCGTATTCCAGACCTCGGTTTTTGATGAGTTCATTTACCATGAGATGATTGCCCATGTACCGTTGTTTGTGCATCCTGATCCCAGAACGGTTCTGATTATCGGCGGGGGCGACGGCGGGACGGCCCGCGAGGTTGTTAAACATCAGTCGATTGAAGTGGCGGAGATGGTGGAAATTGACGGCCTGGTTGTTGATGTCAGCAAAAAATACCTGCCTGAGATTAGTGTGGCTTTAAATGACAACCATCCCAAGCTGCAATTGAAAATTGGTGATGGGATCAAGCATATGGAGGAAGTGGAAAACAAATATGATGTTATTATCGTAGACTGTTCTGATCCTATCGGGCCGGGGGCCGGGCTGTTTACCCATGCATTCTATCAGAATGTACATAAGGCCCTCAGGCCTGATGGTTTATTCGTGCAGCAGACTGAATCACCTTTTTTTCATCAGGACCTGATTAAACGGCTTAAGGCCGACATCGCCTCCCTATTCCCCATTACCCGCCTGTATTTGGCTAATATTCCCCTATATCCAAGCGGGTTACATTGCTTTACCATCGGCTCCAAACAATATGACCCCCTCCATACCGACAGGAACCGGATTCCGGATAACCTGGATACACGGTATTACAACCGCGAGCTTCAAAAAAGTTGTTTTGCTTTACCCAACTTTGTGCAAGATTTACTTAAATAA
- a CDS encoding aminopeptidase: MDPRIKTLAKNLIGYSTSLARGEKILIEMFDDALPLAKALVDEAYAVGGIPFLELKNSRLQRALLLSATSEQLRLTASWEEARMHEMDAYIAIRASFNITEMADVPAAQLQRYQQDWVKPVHLDIRVPQTKWCILRWPNASMAQSAGTSTEAFEDFYFNVCNLDYSKMAKAMDPLVSLMEQTDKVSITGPGTELTFSIKGIPAVKCSGLRNIPDGEVYTAPVRDSVNGVVTYNTPAVYQGFTYENIRLEFKAGKIVKATANDTDKINSIFDTDEGARFIGEFALGVNPYIDKPMKDTLFDEKIKGSFHFTPGNAYDVAFNGNTSAIHWDLVCIQNPAFGGGEIRFDDKLIRKDGRFTLPELTGLNPENLQ, translated from the coding sequence TTGGATCCACGGATAAAAACACTTGCCAAGAACCTGATTGGTTATTCAACCAGCCTTGCACGGGGTGAAAAAATATTAATTGAGATGTTTGATGATGCCTTGCCGCTGGCTAAGGCCCTGGTAGATGAGGCGTACGCGGTGGGCGGCATCCCTTTTCTGGAGCTTAAAAACAGCCGGCTGCAACGGGCCTTGCTGCTGAGTGCAACCAGTGAACAACTCAGACTGACCGCGTCCTGGGAAGAGGCCCGTATGCACGAGATGGATGCCTACATCGCGATCAGAGCCAGCTTCAATATCACAGAAATGGCCGATGTTCCCGCCGCCCAGCTGCAACGTTACCAGCAGGACTGGGTAAAGCCGGTGCATCTTGATATCCGCGTCCCCCAAACCAAATGGTGCATCCTGCGCTGGCCCAACGCCTCCATGGCGCAGTCGGCAGGCACCAGCACCGAAGCCTTTGAAGACTTCTATTTCAATGTGTGCAACCTGGATTACAGCAAAATGGCGAAAGCCATGGACCCCCTGGTCAGCCTCATGGAACAAACCGACAAAGTTAGTATTACCGGCCCCGGAACCGAGCTTACCTTTTCGATAAAAGGAATTCCGGCGGTAAAATGCTCCGGCCTCAGAAATATTCCCGATGGTGAAGTATATACCGCTCCTGTCAGGGATTCGGTGAATGGTGTTGTTACCTATAATACGCCGGCTGTATACCAGGGATTTACTTATGAAAACATCCGCCTGGAGTTTAAAGCCGGGAAAATTGTCAAAGCGACAGCCAATGACACTGACAAAATCAACAGCATCTTCGACACCGATGAAGGTGCCCGCTTTATCGGCGAATTTGCCTTAGGTGTCAATCCTTACATTGATAAACCTATGAAGGATACTTTATTTGACGAAAAAATTAAAGGCAGTTTCCACTTTACCCCCGGCAACGCCTACGATGTCGCCTTTAATGGGAATACATCAGCCATTCACTGGGACTTGGTTTGTATCCAGAACCCGGCCTTCGGCGGTGGTGAAATCCGGTTTGACGACAAGCTGATCCGTAAGGATGGGCGCTTCACACTCCCTGAGCTGACAGGCTTAAATCCTGAAAATCTGCAGTAA
- a CDS encoding PAS domain-containing sensor histidine kinase — protein MVGTILITIIGGLIVNYFHYQYRIVMVGERDRLAVAANYLDMYFDTRLAGIKMLAAGPGVKSLEPELARSDLLAAMDVLGVANVAVYDRNSRLVAGLGQTSGAGELLPEQENNKYFQTVLSGEAVVSDRMVYGSLEHAYISILVPVTDGSDHVTGVLAAHVPVQEISKSVVQAQMPENQYIVVIDSNAQVIHHPRLVDLYPESASYKQQFTRMLNNTSGIMEFNSFLDGLDKVFIYTNLSSANWRMIMVMPLNALHARVLSKSREDAASFFFLAICLGLLYGVWCQAKRHEREQEQLRMERLVCVNQLAAGIAHEIRNPLTAIKGFIQLMARRNDRPPRAEHLDIIVDEIGRIDSLISEFQMLARPPKEPLFEKVNICKLLQDVTLLMEGQLHSKNAAVTVILPVLGCTTVGDICQLKQVFINLLKNAVEAVPYEGQVIVAISRQQGMVAITIEDNGNGIPREIVEKLGTPFFTTKECGTGLGLSVCYSIVQNHGGRIIVDSQVGKGTVFTVLLPVTGDESVLLTVDEQCRFGV, from the coding sequence ATGGTTGGCACCATTCTGATAACAATCATTGGCGGCTTGATTGTTAATTATTTTCATTATCAATATCGGATTGTAATGGTTGGAGAGCGGGACCGTCTGGCTGTAGCGGCCAATTACCTTGATATGTATTTTGATACCAGGCTGGCAGGAATCAAGATGTTAGCTGCCGGCCCAGGTGTTAAGAGCCTTGAGCCTGAGCTGGCCCGAAGCGATTTATTGGCAGCAATGGATGTGCTCGGGGTGGCTAATGTTGCCGTATATGACCGGAATAGTCGCTTAGTTGCCGGCCTGGGGCAGACTTCAGGCGCCGGTGAATTACTGCCTGAGCAAGAGAATAATAAATATTTTCAGACTGTTCTGTCAGGAGAGGCTGTAGTTTCGGACCGAATGGTTTACGGAAGTCTGGAGCATGCTTATATTAGCATATTAGTTCCCGTCACCGATGGCAGTGACCATGTAACCGGCGTTCTAGCAGCACATGTACCTGTTCAGGAAATAAGTAAGTCGGTTGTGCAGGCACAGATGCCGGAGAACCAATATATAGTTGTTATCGATAGCAATGCTCAGGTGATCCACCACCCCCGGCTGGTGGACCTGTATCCTGAGAGCGCCTCATATAAACAACAGTTTACCCGTATGCTGAACAATACATCAGGTATAATGGAATTTAATTCGTTTTTGGATGGGCTGGACAAAGTATTCATATATACGAACTTGAGTAGTGCAAACTGGCGAATGATTATGGTTATGCCGCTTAATGCTCTGCATGCCCGAGTTCTGAGCAAATCGCGGGAAGACGCCGCTAGTTTCTTTTTTCTAGCTATTTGCTTGGGACTTTTATACGGGGTCTGGTGTCAGGCCAAGCGGCACGAGCGGGAGCAGGAACAACTGCGAATGGAGCGGCTGGTCTGCGTTAATCAGTTAGCTGCCGGTATTGCCCATGAAATCAGAAATCCACTTACGGCAATAAAAGGCTTTATTCAGCTGATGGCCCGGCGCAATGACCGGCCGCCGCGGGCAGAGCACCTGGATATTATCGTTGATGAAATTGGCCGGATAGATAGTTTGATTAGTGAGTTTCAAATGCTGGCGCGGCCACCGAAAGAACCGTTATTCGAAAAAGTGAATATTTGCAAGCTGCTGCAGGATGTTACCCTGCTGATGGAGGGGCAGCTGCATAGTAAAAATGCTGCTGTCACGGTAATACTGCCCGTCTTAGGCTGTACTACCGTCGGCGACATCTGCCAGCTTAAACAGGTATTTATTAATTTGTTAAAAAATGCTGTAGAAGCAGTGCCTTATGAGGGGCAGGTTATTGTGGCTATTAGCCGGCAGCAGGGGATGGTGGCGATAACAATAGAAGATAACGGCAATGGCATCCCCCGTGAAATTGTTGAAAAGCTGGGAACTCCTTTCTTTACGACCAAGGAATGCGGCACCGGGCTGGGTTTATCAGTATGTTACAGCATTGTGCAGAATCATGGCGGCAGAATTATCGTTGACAGCCAGGTGGGAAAAGGCACTGTTTTTACTGTACTATTGCCAGTGACAGGGGATGAGAGTGTGCTGCTGACTGTAGATGAGCAATGCCGTTTTGGTGTATAA
- a CDS encoding zinc ribbon domain-containing protein — MMTTFGLLIAALAAYWVYNDAKGRGHETGTALLWSVGTLAALVVFLPLYLLLGRKQPVQPRRHDDIIDIEAVPVEETIKCPMCGGLVKEDFKACPYCSFSLKPACTACGKELNREWRLCPYCQTPTDVK; from the coding sequence ATGATGACGACTTTTGGACTATTGATTGCTGCGCTGGCCGCGTATTGGGTATATAATGATGCCAAAGGGCGGGGCCATGAGACCGGAACAGCGTTATTGTGGTCGGTGGGAACACTGGCGGCGCTGGTTGTGTTTTTGCCATTATATCTGCTGCTGGGGCGAAAACAGCCTGTGCAACCGCGCCGCCACGATGATATTATCGATATTGAGGCCGTGCCGGTGGAAGAAACCATTAAATGTCCCATGTGCGGGGGCCTGGTGAAAGAAGATTTTAAGGCGTGTCCCTATTGCAGTTTTTCTCTGAAACCTGCCTGTACTGCATGTGGCAAGGAGCTTAACCGTGAATGGCGCCTGTGTCCTTATTGCCAGACACCAACCGACGTAAAATAA